Genomic segment of Streptococcus australis:
TAGAATCCTCATGATCATGAATAAACTTACCAGTGTTCCCAATCGGTAGCCTAATTAACAAATATGACAAACCAATAATAATAAAGGGAACGGAAATCGCAAGGAATATCCACTTGTTCGATTTTAACATAATATCTCCTGATGCTCATTAAAAATCAGTTATGAAACAGCTTTTATAGTGCTTTATCTTTCAACTCGACGGTTACTTTTTTCAATTTCATTCATTGATTATCCTCCCGTTGTTTAAATATAGTTAAATCTATTTGAACAGCCTCATCCTTAGATTCCATTAGTATTGAAATTCCATAGATTGTTCCACTAGAGTAATCTAATATTATTCGACAGGTCGTATCTTCTGGCATATCGTACTTATTTTTAAGATATTTATAGAGGCCAGAATGATTTTCAGGCTGGTAGATAATATCGCTCAATTCAGTTTCAGCACTCTTAAAGGTTTCTTTTATATTCAAGGAAGCGAAATAATCTCTTTGTACTACCAAATTAAGAATTTCTTCATCATATAAAGGAGTTACCTCCGACCCATAATTTAACTTCCCATTAGAGTAAGTAACAGGAACTGTTTCTTTATTATCCCCAATTTTTATTGTATAGTCACCCTTAATGTCAGATTGGCTAGTATCTAAGAATACTTTATAATCCTTTACTACGTTTCCACTCTCTATATAAATACTATTTTTGTAAAGCTTTAATCCATTAAAATCCTTCTTATCTTGCTCTAAAAATTTAAATATAGGCTCAAACGTTTTTTCAAATTCGTACTGTTCCTTTGTTCTGTTTTTGGGAATGGTTTCACCACCCAAACTACATCCATTCAGTGTATAAAGAGTCAGGACCATTAGCATCACACTAACAACCCAAAATAAGCGTTTATGTTTTTTCATCTCTTTCTCCTAAACATTCTATACCTATTATAACATAAAAAAGAGAGCGATTTTCTTCTCCCTATATATTTTCATGGCCTCTTATGAGTTAATAAACAAAAAAACACTGAATCTTCAGTGTTTTCTTTATGTTTCTTTACGCTTCTTATTATGCCCCCTGCAGGGATCGAACCTGCAACTACTCCTTAGGAGGGAGTTGTTATATCCATTGAACTAAGGGAGCTAGAGAAAAACTCTGCTGGGTAAGCAGAGTTTTTTAGTCGAATTAACGACGGATTTCTTTGATACGAGCTGCCTTACCTTGAAGAGCACGTAAGTAGTACAATTTCGCACGACGTACTTTACCGTAACGAACAACTTCGATCTTTTCAACACGTGGAGTGTGGATTGGGAAGATACGCTCAACACCTACACCGTTAGAGATTTTACGAACTGTGTAGTTTTCTGAGATACCAGCACCTTTACGTGCGATAACAACACCTTCAAAAATCTGAACACGTTCACGGTTACCTTCGACAACTTTCGCGTGTACACGAACTGTGTCACCAGGACGGAATGATGGGATATCTGTACGAAGTTGACCTTCAGTCAAACTTTGGATTAATGGATTCATTTTATTCTCCTATCTTTGTCAATCTTGAGGAACCTTCCTCAGCGGATAAACTGTATTTTTGTGCGTCCATTACACACAAGATACAGTTTACCAAATTTCCACCTAAAAGTAAAGAAATTTATAGCAGAATTCCTAAAAAAATCGCTAGAAAACCGCCTAGGTAAGTTAAAAGAAAATAGCTAAAAAATACTTTCTTGTCACTTAACAGTCTTTGTAGCTCGTCATTCAGAGTTGAAAAGGTCGTCAACCCACCACAGAAACCTGTCGCGAGGATAGTATAGACTTCCTTAGACTCCACATGGTTATAGAGCAAGCCAATCAAAAAACAACCGAGAAGATTGGCTATGAGAGTTCCTAGGGGGAACTTTGAGGATTGATTATATTGGGAAAAGAAATACCGCACTAGGGCTCCGAAGCCGCAGGCGATTGCAAGATAGACGATTACCATTTCTTCCTCCCTAGATAATAAGCCAAGAGCAGGCCTCCACCAATACTCAAAAGTAGGTAGATGCCTAAACTAAGATAACGCCCGGTATTAAGCAATTTCACAGCATCCAAGAGCAGGCTAGAAAAGGTTGTTAAACCACCACAAAAGCCTGTACCCAGCGCCAAAACCAAGCCCTTACTGCTTCCCTTATAGAGCAGATAGCCTTTTACCAGATAGAGCAAACAGAAAATGCCCAGATAGTTGACAAGGAGGGTCCCCCAAGGAAAGTCGGGACTAGCTGGCAACTGACTAGATACAAAATAGCGGACAAGGCCACCTGACATAGCAGCTAAAAAAATCCCGAGCGGATAGAATTGTTCTTTTTTCATTTGATGTTTTGATCCTGATAATCACGCGAACGTTTGAGAATATATGAAAAAGTCGCAACAATGGTTTCTTGATAGCGCTTATCTTCTACTCGATTTTTGACTTTCTCAAAAATAACTTCTTCTCTCTTAGAATCTAAGATTGGCTTACCAGATGCTTTCTTATAAGTGACAACCCCTTCAACTAGGTGCATCCGTTCTTCTAGGAGCTTGACGATTTGATCGTCAATTTGATCAATTTCTTGCCGAATAATATCTAAATCCATGGCATCTCCTCCTTTATTTGAATTATTGTATCAAAAAGCTTATAAATAGGCTAGTAAAATCCCAAAATAACTAATAAAAAACTGCATCGACTTATTCCAGTCAGCGCAGTCTGATTCTTATCCTACCTTAGCAGCCAATTCTTCTGCGAATTGTTCCAAGCGTTCAATATCTTCTTCCTCAGCAGAGAGATCAACTTTGACACATTCTGAACCTTTTTCTGCTCCTGTCGCTACAAAAACGCGATCAAAGTCATCGACAGCCTTACAGAATTCGTCGTAGAAGGTATCTCCTGAACCGACCACTCCGTAGATTTTGCCATTCAAGTTGAGATCTGCTAGGTCTTCGTAGAAGTCCATCATCTCATCTGGCAATTCTCCATCACCATAAGTGTAAGTCGCAACGATAGCGATGTCTGCTTCTAAGAAGTCTGAAGCGTCAACAGTTGTACACTCATCCACATCGACATCCAAGCCTAATTCACGCAATTTGTCTGCAACAATATCTGCAATTTCTTCGGTATTACCGGTCATACTGGCAAATACAATTTTTGCTAATGCCATATCGTCCTCCTCAATTTATCTTTCTCCATTATATCACATCTTTTTCATTTTAAAAATAAAAATTCTTGTGCTACAATGAAATGAGAAAGAATTGAGGTTATTTATGGAAATTTGCCGGCAAATTTTAGAGAAAATCAAAGAATACGATACCATTATCATTCATCGTCATATGAAACCAGATCCAGATGCCATAGGGAGTCAGGTAGGTTTAAAAACTCTTCTCACACACCATTTTCCAGAAAAGACCATCAAAGCAGTCGGTTTTAATGAACCGACTCTAGCTTGGATGGCGGAAATGGATACTGTCCAAGATAGTGACTACCAAGGAGCCCTTGCTATTATTTGTGATACAGCGAATCGTCCTCGTATCGATGATAAACGCTATGAACAAGCTGATTTCACCATCAAAATCGATCATCATCCAAATGATGATATCTATGGCGACCTATCTTGGGTGGATACAAGTTCAAGCAGTGCCAGTGAGATGATTGCTCTATTTGCTCAAGAAAACCAACTAACTTTGTCTAGCGAAGCGGCACGACTTCTCTATGCAGGAATTGTCGGGGACACAGGGCGTTTTCTCTACCCGTCAACTAGTGCCCGTACCTTTAGAATAGCTGGCCAGCTCCGAGAAGTTGATTTTGACTTTGCTGGACTGTCTCGTCAAATGGATACCATGAGCTTCAAGATTGCAAAATTGCAAGGGTATGTTTATGATCACTTAGAAGTTGATGAGAATGGGGCTGCACGCGTTCTGCTTACTCAAGACATCTTGGAAAAATATAAGGTTACGGATGCTGAAACGGCTGCGATTGTCGGAGCACCTGGTCGAATTGATACCGTTAAGGCTTGGGTCATCTTTGTTGAGCAAGTTGACGGTCACTTCCGTGTGCGTATGCGCAGTAAAATCACCCCTATCAATGAAATTGCCAAAGAACACGACGGAGGAGGACATCCATTAGCTAGTGGCGCCAATTCCTATAGTCTAGAAGAAAACGAAATCATCTACCAAAAATTAAAAAACTTGCTTAAAAACTGATAAAATACTTGCCAAACTTTTCAGAATCTGATAGACTAGTAAGGTAACAATCTATGGCTCGCAAAGAGACCATGGCAGAAAGGAAATATTGCAAAATGAAAAAAGATATCCATCCAGAATATCGCCCAGTTGTCTTCATGGACACAACTACTGGTTACAAATTCCTTAGCGGTTCAACAAAACGCTCTAACGAAACTGTTGAGTTCGAAGGCGAAACTTACCCATTGATCCGTGTGGAAATTTCATCAGACTCACACCCATTCTACACTGGACGTCAAAAGTTCACTCAAGCAGATGGACGTGTGGATCGTTTCAACAAAAAATACGGTCTCAAATAATCAACCGCATTTATTGCTTAAAAACGTTGATACAAAGCCTTTTCCAAGAAATTGGAATTGGCTTTTTTGTTTTTGGTACCGTCTTGGTTTAACTATACGGTATATATATAATATTTTACAGCTATATCCCTTTAGAAACGTTGATTTAATAAGGATTTAAACACTATAGAGTATATCTTTGTAAAATACGGTTTCAAATAATTATAAAAGAACCTGAGACAAAATAGTTCTCAGGTTTTTTTCTTGATTAAATAGCTTCTGTAACGAAACTACGACTTTCTAGCACCTTTAGCATGGCATCTGCTGTGTCTAGGGCTGTAAAGAGTGGCACACCGTGTTCAATGGCTGAACGGCGGATTTGCTCACCATCTTCGTCAGCAGTTCGTTTGGTTCCGACAGTATTGATGATAGCTTGGATTTTCCCTTTGCGGACAAAGCTTGGAATATCCTTCTCATCATCACCGATCTTACCAACAGGCTGGGCATGCAGTCCATGACTGGCAAAGAAGGCTGCGGTCCCTTCTGTCGCGAGAATACCGTAACCGATATTTTGGAAACGGCGAGCCAAGTCCAAGGCTTCTTCTTTGGCATCATCAGCGATGGTAAATACAACGTTACCAAAGGTTGGCAAATGGAGGTAAGAAGCTTCAAAGGCCTTATAGAGAGCTTTTTCTAGAGTTGCATCAGATCCCATGACTTCACCTGTTGACTTCATTTCAGGTCCGAGCAAGCTATCTACCTTAGCTAACTTGGTGAAGGAGAAGACTGGAGCCTTGATGTGAACGCGAGTACTTTCAGGGTAAAGTCCATCTTGGTAACCAAGTGCTTCAAGGCTTTGACCAAGAATGAGCTTGGTTGCTACCTGAGCCATAGGGATATTGGTTACCTTTGATAGGAAAGGAACCGTACGACTGGCACGAGGGTTGACCTCGATGACATAGACTTTTTCATCCTTGATGACAAACTGGATGTTCATCATGCCAAAACAGTTAAGACCAATTGCTAGGCGTTTGGTGTAGTCGGCGATGGTCTCCTGAACCTTTTGCGACAAGGTTTGTGGTGGGTAAACGGCCATTGAGTCACCTGAGTGGACACCAGCACGTTCGATGTGTTCCATGATACCGGGGATGAGAACATTTTCTCCGTCTGAAATGGCATCAACTTCACACTCTTGCCCAACGATGTAAGAGTCGACAAGAACAGGGTGGTCTGGACTAGCCTTAACAGCGGTACGCATGTAAGAACGGAGGTCCTCCTCGTTTTCAACGATTTCCATGGCACGTCCCCCCAAGACATAAGATGGGCGAACGAGGACTGGGAAACCAATCTTACGAGCAGCAAGCACTGCTTCTTCTTCATTGGTAGCTGTTTGTCCTGGTGGCTGTGGAATATCCAAGTCTTTAAGGGCTTGCTCGAAGAGGTCACGGTCTTCTGCACGGTCTAGGTCAGCGACTTGCGTACCAAGGATGGTCACACCTGCTTTTGCCAATGGCTCCGCAAGGTTGATAGCTGTTTGACCACCAAACTGAACAATAACACCTTTTGGTTGCTCCAAGTCGATAACATTCATAACATCTTCGAAAGTCAACGGTTCAAAGTAGAGCTTGTCAGATACCGAGAAGTCTGTAGAAACGGTCTCTGGGTTTGAGTTCATGATGATGGCTTCATAGCCAGCAGCCTGAATAGCCTTAACTGAATGAACAGTTGCGTAGTCAAACTCAACCCCTTGCCCGATACGGATTGGACCAGAACCTAGGACTAGTACAGATTCTTTATCAGACTTGATAGACTCATTTTCCCAACCATAGGTTGAATAGAAGTATGGAGTTTCTGATTCAAATTCTGCGGCACAGGTATCAACCATCTTGTAGACAGGAACAATCTTGTTTTCCAAACGAAGTTGGCGAACTTGGTCAGCTGTCGTTTCCCATAGTTCAGCAATCTTACGGTCTGAGAAGCCATTTAGTTTAGCTGTTTTCAAAACTTCTAGATCTCGTGGATGGGCACCCAATTCTTGCTCGATTTCAAAGATATGCAAGAGTTTATCAAGATAAAAGATATCAATCTTGGTCAATTCAGCAATTTCTTCTGGTGTGTAACCACGTCGAATGGCTTCTGATACGTAGAAGAGACGGTCATCTTGGGCCTTGACAACTTTTTCAATCAAGGCATCATCAGAAATCGCTGCAAGCTCAGGCATTTCATTGTGGTGGACACCAATTTCAAGGGAGCGGCAGGCCTTAAGGAGAGATTCTTCAATGTTTCGACCAATCGCCATGACTTCTCCAGTTGCCTTCATCTGGGTACCGAGACGACGTTCACCTTTTTCAAACTTATCAAACGGGAAACGTGGAATCTTGGCAACCACATAGTCAAGGGCAGGCTCAAACATGGCGTAGGTTGAGCCCGTAACTGGGTTGATAACCTCATCTAGAGTCAAGCCTACTGCAATCTTAGCAGCCAACTTAGCAATCGGATACCCTGTCGCCTTAGATGCAAGGGCAGAAGAACGCGATACACGAGGGTTTACTTCGATAACATAGTACTTAAAGCTGTGGGGATCAAGAGCTAGCTGAACATTACATCCGCCTTCAATCTTGAGGGCACGAATGATGCTCAAGCTGGCATCACGAAGCATTTGGTTCTCATAGTCTGACATGGTTTGCGCAGGGGCAAATACAATGGAATCCCCTGTATGAATCCCAACTGGGTCAAAGTTTTCCATGTTACAAACAACGAGGGCATTATCAGCTGAGTCGCGCATGACTTCGTATTCGATTTCCTTGAAACCTGCAATGGAACGCTCAATCAAACATTGGGTAACAGGCGACAACTTCAACCCATTTTCAGCGATTTCACGCAATTCTTCCTCGTTGGCACACATACCACCACCAGTACCACCTAGGGTAAAGGCTGGACGAACGATAACTGGGTAACCAATTGTCGCTGCAAAGGCAACTGCTTCTTCAACTGTATTGACAATTTCAGATTCAGGGATGGGTTGCTCAAGTTCTTCCATCAACTGTTTAAAGAGGTCACGGTCCTCCGCTTGGTCAATGGCTGATAATTTGGTACCTAGAAGTTCAACACCAAGCTCATCTAGGATACCATTTTTAGATAATTCCATGGCCATATTCAGACCAGTTTGTCCTCCAAGGGTAGGTAGCAAAGCGTCGGGACGTTCCTTACGGAGAATACGCGTCACAAACTCAAGTGTAATCGGTTCGATGTAGACTTTGTCAGCAATCTCCTTATCCGTCATGATGGTTGCAGGGTTTGAGTTCACCAAGACAACCTCATAGCCTTCCTCTTTCAAAGACAAGCAGGCTTGGGTCCCAGCATAGTCAAACTCAGCAGCCTGACCAATAATAATCGGACCAGAACCAATCACCATAATTTTTTGAATATCAGTACGTTTAGGCATAGTTTATGATACAAAGCCCGTCAAGAACAAAGTGAAAATAGGAAACTCGGTGCAGACGCCTTCAGCGTCAAAACGATGTTTATCTTTTTCACACAGTTCTTAGGGCGTGTTCACTTCCGCGAACACTGTACCTTCTCCTTTCTATTCGTCGCCTCACGGGGCGACATTAAATAAATTCTCCGACGATTTTTCAATAATAAATCGAGTGTAAAACATTTCAGTATCTCTTTGCTCAACTAAAAGAAAGGACTTGCCTTTCTATCCGACAAGCCTCTGACAGAGTTTCCTATATCAGCGATTAGCAGATTTAAACGACCCCATCATTTCAATAAATTCATCAAAGAGATAGCTTGCATCGTGCGGTCCTGGAGCTGCATCTGGGTGGAATTGCACAGAGAAACCTGGTTGGTATCTGTGACGCACACCTTCAACTGACTTGTCGTTAATTTCTTCGTGGGTAATGATCAAGTGCTCTGGCAAGTCCTCACGGCTGACCGCATAACCATGGTTCTGGCTAGTAAAGTCTACTCGTCCTGTTGCAATTTCACGAACCGCGTGATTAAATCCACGGTGACCAAATTTCATCTTGTAGGTCTTGGCTCCATTTGCCATAGCAAAAAGTTGATGCCCCATACAGATACCAAAGATTGGAATTTTCCCTTGCACGCCTCGAATCATATCCAGAGCCTGAGGAACATCTTCTGGATTTCCTGGACCGTTTGACAACATGACTCCGTCAGGATTGAGGTGAAGAATTTCTTCAGCAGTTGTCGAATAAGGAACCACAGTCACGTTACAGTTACGCTTAGAAAGTTCGCGTAAGATGGAGTGTTTAAGACCAAAGTCTACCAGTACGACACTCAATCCAACTCCAGGAGCAGGATAAGCCGTCTTTGTAGAGACTTGCTTGATATTATCTGTCGGTAGAACTGTCGCTTGGAGCTGGTCTGTGATATGGTCCATGGTATCACCAACATGCGTAAGGGTTGCACGCATAGTACCATGCTTACGGATGATTTTGGTCAGGGCACGCGTATCAATCCCAGAAATGCCCGGAATTTTCTTGGCTTTCAAGAATTCGTCCAAGGTCATTTGATTGCGCCAGTTGCTGGCTCTACGCGCTTCTTCAAAAACTACTACTCCCTTACAGGTAGGACTGATGGATTCGTAGTCGTCACGATTAATTCCATAATTTCCCACCAATGGGTAGGTAAAGGTTAAGATTTGTCCATTGTAAGACTGGTCTGTAATGGATTCTTGGTAACCAGTCATCCCTGTGTTAAAGACGATTTCCCCTGTTACATCAATATCTGCTCCGAAGGCCTTGCCTTCAAATACTGTACCATCTTCTAATACTAGAAGTCGTTTTTTCATCTACTCACCTCTCATTGATGCTCTCAGACATCTTTTAACGCTTTGTGCCTTATTTTGCTTTTCTATAGGCCAGCACAGATTCTAAAATTGCCATTCTGACAAAGACACCGTTGGTCATTTGTTGGACGATACGTGATTTTGGTGCTTCAACCAGGTGGTCTGCGATTTCAACATCACGATTGACTGGAGCTGGGTGCATGAGGATTGCTTTTTCTTTCAAGCGGTCATAGCGTTCTTGTGTCAAACCATGCTGGATATGATAGTCTTCTTTTGAAAATCCTGTCACAATTTCATGACGTTCATGCTGCACACGAAGAAACATCATAACATCTACTTGATCAATCACCTCATCAATTGATACAAAGCGACCGTAATGTTCAAACTCCTCACTTCTCCATTCCTCAGGACCTGCAAAGTAAAGCTCCGCTCCCAAGCGTTTAAGGATTTGCATATTAGACTTAGCTACCCGTGAGTGGTTTAGGTCGCCAGCAATAGCCACCTTAAGACCTTCAAAATGTCCAAATTCTTCATAAATTGTCATCAAATCAAGCAAGCTCTGGCTAGGGTGTTGCCCTGAACCGTCCCCACCATTGATAATGGAGGTTGTAATAGTCGGGCTAGCAATCAATTCTCTATAGTAATCCACTTCTGGGTGACGAATGACACAGGCATCCACTCCTAGTGCAGACAAAGTTAGAATGGTGTCGTAGAGTGTTTCACCCTTGTTCACTGAGCTGGTCTTCACATCGAAATCTAGTAGATCAAGTCCAAGTTTCAGTTCTGCTACCTCAAAGGATTTGTGGGTACGAGTTGAACTTTCAAAGAAAAGGTTGGAAACGATATGCTGTTCCGCGTAGGAAGCAGTTGCTCCATTTTTAAATTCGATTCCGCGTTTGATCAATTTCATTACTTGTTCTACAGTAAGGTCTTCCATAGAAACTACGTGTTGCAAAGCTTGTTTATTTTCTGACATTTTTTTACTCCTTTTAGTGTTTTAGGCTTGTTCTGTGATTAGTACTCTGTCTTGTCCATCTAGTTCTGTCATCTCTACGATAATTTCTTCAGAACGACTGGTTGGGATGTTTTTCCCAACATAGTCTGGGCGGATTGGCAATTCTCTATGGCCACGGTCAACCAAGACTGCTAAACTCACACGAGCAGGGCGACCATGGCTGACGATGTTGTCAATAGCTGCACGAATGGTACGACCTGTATAGAGCACATCGTCCACCAAGATGACTTCCCGATCAGTCACATCAACAGAGATTAAAGAAGTATCTTCACCACTTTTTACATCGTCACGGAAAGGCTTAGTGTCTAACTCCACTACAGGAACGGAGAGAGCCTCTAACTGCTCCAAACGTTCTTGGATACGGCGAGCGATAAAGACACCTCGCGTTTTAATACCAGCCAAAACGATTTTGTTCAAATCTTTGTTTCGCTCAATAATCTCGTATGTAATCCGAGTAATCGCGCGTTTGACGGTCAATTCGTCTACAACTTCTTTTGTCTTCATGACAAACCTCCAAAAAGAAAAGTCTCCTTAACAAGGAGACTTCAGAATGTATAGCCAAGCGAGCCCTACCATAAACAGTATAGACTCCACCTATCTACTTGATCCAGCTCCTTGCCTGCCTCACGGGACAGGTTTAAAGGAATATTTTATTGTTATTACTATATCACAAAGAAAGGATCAATGCAAGAAAAAAACATAAAATTTTCATCTTATAACGAACTAAAATCATATAATTGTGGATAGTGATCGCATTCTGGATTTTTTGGATGGCAGATAGCTCGTCCAAAGTAGATCATAGCTTGATGGGCTGCCAACCATTTCTCTGGTGGCAGAATGTCCATGACACGTTTTTCTACTTCGAGGGGCGTTGCCGATTTTTTGACAATATCATGATGCTTGCAGATACGCTCAACATGAGTATCCACCGCAAAGGCTGGAATGCCAAATCCCACACTCATGACGACGTTGGCGGTCTTGCGACCAACACCAGCTAGGCTTTCCAATTCCTCCCGAGTTTGAGGTACTTGACCATCAAAATCTTCCAAGAGTTGCTGGGCACATTTTTTAAGGAATTTGGCTTTATTACGATAAAGACCTAGACGTGAAATATGTGAAGCAATTTCACTTTCAGTCGCGACAG
This window contains:
- the nth gene encoding endonuclease III; the encoded protein is MVLSKKRARKVLEEIIALFPDAKPSLDFTNHFELLVAVMLSAQTTDAAVNKATPGLFAAFPTPQAMSVATESEIASHISRLGLYRNKAKFLKKCAQQLLEDFDGQVPQTREELESLAGVGRKTANVVMSVGFGIPAFAVDTHVERICKHHDIVKKSATPLEVEKRVMDILPPEKWLAAHQAMIYFGRAICHPKNPECDHYPQLYDFSSL
- the crcB gene encoding fluoride efflux transporter CrcB, with translation MKKEQFYPLGIFLAAMSGGLVRYFVSSQLPASPDFPWGTLLVNYLGIFCLLYLVKGYLLYKGSSKGLVLALGTGFCGGLTTFSSLLLDAVKLLNTGRYLSLGIYLLLSIGGGLLLAYYLGRKKW
- a CDS encoding flavodoxin, which produces MALAKIVFASMTGNTEEIADIVADKLRELGLDVDVDECTTVDASDFLEADIAIVATYTYGDGELPDEMMDFYEDLADLNLNGKIYGVVGSGDTFYDEFCKAVDDFDRVFVATGAEKGSECVKVDLSAEEEDIERLEQFAEELAAKVG
- the rplS gene encoding 50S ribosomal protein L19, which produces MNPLIQSLTEGQLRTDIPSFRPGDTVRVHAKVVEGNRERVQIFEGVVIARKGAGISENYTVRKISNGVGVERIFPIHTPRVEKIEVVRYGKVRRAKLYYLRALQGKAARIKEIRR
- a CDS encoding carbamoyl phosphate synthase small subunit — encoded protein: MKKRLLVLEDGTVFEGKAFGADIDVTGEIVFNTGMTGYQESITDQSYNGQILTFTYPLVGNYGINRDDYESISPTCKGVVVFEEARRASNWRNQMTLDEFLKAKKIPGISGIDTRALTKIIRKHGTMRATLTHVGDTMDHITDQLQATVLPTDNIKQVSTKTAYPAPGVGLSVVLVDFGLKHSILRELSKRNCNVTVVPYSTTAEEILHLNPDGVMLSNGPGNPEDVPQALDMIRGVQGKIPIFGICMGHQLFAMANGAKTYKMKFGHRGFNHAVREIATGRVDFTSQNHGYAVSREDLPEHLIITHEEINDKSVEGVRHRYQPGFSVQFHPDAAPGPHDASYLFDEFIEMMGSFKSANR
- a CDS encoding type B 50S ribosomal protein L31, whose amino-acid sequence is MKKDIHPEYRPVVFMDTTTGYKFLSGSTKRSNETVEFEGETYPLIRVEISSDSHPFYTGRQKFTQADGRVDRFNKKYGLK
- the crcB gene encoding fluoride efflux transporter CrcB, producing MVIVYLAIACGFGALVRYFFSQYNQSSKFPLGTLIANLLGCFLIGLLYNHVESKEVYTILATGFCGGLTTFSTLNDELQRLLSDKKVFFSYFLLTYLGGFLAIFLGILL
- the carB gene encoding carbamoyl-phosphate synthase large subunit; translated protein: MPKRTDIQKIMVIGSGPIIIGQAAEFDYAGTQACLSLKEEGYEVVLVNSNPATIMTDKEIADKVYIEPITLEFVTRILRKERPDALLPTLGGQTGLNMAMELSKNGILDELGVELLGTKLSAIDQAEDRDLFKQLMEELEQPIPESEIVNTVEEAVAFAATIGYPVIVRPAFTLGGTGGGMCANEEELREIAENGLKLSPVTQCLIERSIAGFKEIEYEVMRDSADNALVVCNMENFDPVGIHTGDSIVFAPAQTMSDYENQMLRDASLSIIRALKIEGGCNVQLALDPHSFKYYVIEVNPRVSRSSALASKATGYPIAKLAAKIAVGLTLDEVINPVTGSTYAMFEPALDYVVAKIPRFPFDKFEKGERRLGTQMKATGEVMAIGRNIEESLLKACRSLEIGVHHNEMPELAAISDDALIEKVVKAQDDRLFYVSEAIRRGYTPEEIAELTKIDIFYLDKLLHIFEIEQELGAHPRDLEVLKTAKLNGFSDRKIAELWETTADQVRQLRLENKIVPVYKMVDTCAAEFESETPYFYSTYGWENESIKSDKESVLVLGSGPIRIGQGVEFDYATVHSVKAIQAAGYEAIIMNSNPETVSTDFSVSDKLYFEPLTFEDVMNVIDLEQPKGVIVQFGGQTAINLAEPLAKAGVTILGTQVADLDRAEDRDLFEQALKDLDIPQPPGQTATNEEEAVLAARKIGFPVLVRPSYVLGGRAMEIVENEEDLRSYMRTAVKASPDHPVLVDSYIVGQECEVDAISDGENVLIPGIMEHIERAGVHSGDSMAVYPPQTLSQKVQETIADYTKRLAIGLNCFGMMNIQFVIKDEKVYVIEVNPRASRTVPFLSKVTNIPMAQVATKLILGQSLEALGYQDGLYPESTRVHIKAPVFSFTKLAKVDSLLGPEMKSTGEVMGSDATLEKALYKAFEASYLHLPTFGNVVFTIADDAKEEALDLARRFQNIGYGILATEGTAAFFASHGLHAQPVGKIGDDEKDIPSFVRKGKIQAIINTVGTKRTADEDGEQIRRSAIEHGVPLFTALDTADAMLKVLESRSFVTEAI
- a CDS encoding aspartate carbamoyltransferase catalytic subunit; the protein is MSENKQALQHVVSMEDLTVEQVMKLIKRGIEFKNGATASYAEQHIVSNLFFESSTRTHKSFEVAELKLGLDLLDFDVKTSSVNKGETLYDTILTLSALGVDACVIRHPEVDYYRELIASPTITTSIINGGDGSGQHPSQSLLDLMTIYEEFGHFEGLKVAIAGDLNHSRVAKSNMQILKRLGAELYFAGPEEWRSEEFEHYGRFVSIDEVIDQVDVMMFLRVQHERHEIVTGFSKEDYHIQHGLTQERYDRLKEKAILMHPAPVNRDVEIADHLVEAPKSRIVQQMTNGVFVRMAILESVLAYRKAK
- a CDS encoding chorismate mutase → MDLDIIRQEIDQIDDQIVKLLEERMHLVEGVVTYKKASGKPILDSKREEVIFEKVKNRVEDKRYQETIVATFSYILKRSRDYQDQNIK
- a CDS encoding DHH family phosphoesterase, with the translated sequence MEICRQILEKIKEYDTIIIHRHMKPDPDAIGSQVGLKTLLTHHFPEKTIKAVGFNEPTLAWMAEMDTVQDSDYQGALAIICDTANRPRIDDKRYEQADFTIKIDHHPNDDIYGDLSWVDTSSSSASEMIALFAQENQLTLSSEAARLLYAGIVGDTGRFLYPSTSARTFRIAGQLREVDFDFAGLSRQMDTMSFKIAKLQGYVYDHLEVDENGAARVLLTQDILEKYKVTDAETAAIVGAPGRIDTVKAWVIFVEQVDGHFRVRMRSKITPINEIAKEHDGGGHPLASGANSYSLEENEIIYQKLKNLLKN
- the pyrR gene encoding bifunctional pyr operon transcriptional regulator/uracil phosphoribosyltransferase PyrR is translated as MKTKEVVDELTVKRAITRITYEIIERNKDLNKIVLAGIKTRGVFIARRIQERLEQLEALSVPVVELDTKPFRDDVKSGEDTSLISVDVTDREVILVDDVLYTGRTIRAAIDNIVSHGRPARVSLAVLVDRGHRELPIRPDYVGKNIPTSRSEEIIVEMTELDGQDRVLITEQA